GCTGTCAGCAGGGCAACCTGTCTGCCTCCAGACGCCTCCCATATGCCTGCCTTGTTTTCCCATCCCCgctgcagctgcctgagcttgaaaaacaggagaggaaaataaatcaataagACACCAagataaatacacattttagcGCGTGCATGTTGCAGCTGATTTCTCCGGCCTTGCCATGGCAGCTGCATAATTCATGGGCCCTCCCATGACATGCAAATGGAGCAGCTCCCATCAGCCTGGGACCGGGCTGCCCCTCTTGTGTCTCACTGGGAGCACACGGGGATGGGTTGCGGTGCTGAGCCCCCATCACATCAACACAGCAAAACACGGCTCCCATCTGCGAATCTGGGTTTTTAAGAGGAGGATTTCGGAGGCATTTCCTTCCAATCTTCGAGATAAACACGACGGCAAAGGAGAGCGTGGGGCTAAGAGCCCTGCgcagcagaagggcaaaaaaCTTGATGTGCTTTGATGAGAGATTAAGGAAAACTTAGTTGCATCTTAAGCCACTAAAGGCTTCTAAAAGCCCCAAAGAATAGACAGTGTGGCTCCAGAAAGCCTCGCAAAGCTTAGCTAAGAAAAGTCAATTTAAAGTTTGAGTGCAGGCTGCTTAGCGAAAGAGCCCAGTGTGGTGAAAATCAAAGCCTGGCCTGCACAGGGAGGGGagtttggggggaaaaaagagagttTTGGTCCCCTGTGAGtcactgctctgagctgcaggcGCACTCTGCTCACCTATGTTAAGTTTTTATTGACTCAGGCAAATGCACTCCTTGGGCAGTGCTCAAAGAGGAGAAGGAACAGAGACCAGGGGAGCGGAGCCTGAACCCCAGCAGCGCCGCTATGGgaagagctgggagctgggggggctgaGGAGGTCTGGCCCCTCATCTCATGGACACATCCATCCCCTCATGGGAGCATCCCTCTGCCCACATCCCTGGGGGAAGCTCGGGGAAGGGAAGGCTATGGCAGaaggcaagcagaaaaaattaaaaaccaaaataatcaAGATCCTCCCGGACAGCGGGGCTGGGAGTCGCAGCACCAGCACCAAATCCATCTGCAAGATGCAGAGGAAATGTTTAATCTTCAAAACTGGCAAAAGATTTGAGACTGCTGGAGAACAATCCCCGCTTCCCTCCATGGCTGCAGGAACCAACAGACTCTGCTGAAGCCGTTTTCTGTCCCTCTGATCTGGAAATGCAGGCCATGGGGAGCCCCAGGAACCCCTTCCATCCCACACAGAGCGCGGCCCCAAAACCAAACCCTGAAGAAGTGATGATATCAACGAGCAGAGAGCGTTGGGAAAGGGCAGTGCGACACGAGAGGGTTCGGAGCTGCGCTCCTGCCGCAATCTCAGATTCTGATTTCTGCTGTGGGGAGAGACCACCCCTCAACATTTGGGGAATGCTGCATGGAATGGGGAGGGCACTGAAACCAACACCTTCTTGCTGCTGATTCCCCCAGGACAGCATCACCCTGAGCTGCACGCCAGCCCTGGATGACGCCAGAATATTAATGCAGAGGAGGACGGCATCTGCCTCGGCCAGGCACCGGCTGCGCGCGGGAGAGAGATACCAGGAGCTCAATTTGTGTTTGCCTGAGCCAAGATGAAAATCTAATTAAACATGGTGTCGGGGCTTggaggagctggggatggggctggaaTATAAAGTGCGGCTGCTACCCGCAGATCAGAGGGCAATATTAATAAACCCGCAGAGGGGGACCGGAGGATCAGCTGGTAATATTGataaatggaaagcaaagacaaaCCAGCCGGGGAATATTGGATGGTAATGCTGATAAAAATGCTACGGGGACTGCCTCGACAACAGGCTGCCCATtgtcctgcctgctgcccagggcAAGACCCCCCCAGGACACCTGTGTGATCCCCCCAGGACACTTCTGTGACCCACCGTGGGCTGGGGTGCACATGGGGGGGATATCATGGGTTAGGGGCATGGAGGTGGCACATGGACACAGCTCACCCAACCCCGTTGGTGCATGAAACCTTTTATTTCCTGGGGCAGATCCGTTCTGGAGAGGTGGGAAGAGCTTCAGACACAGCCGGGAAAGGGGAGGAGAAGAGCGACCTGCGGGGCAGAGGTGGGGAGCAGCAGATGGGGCAGAGTGATCCTGGGGGCTGCCTGGAAACAGCAGGGCAGTGTGAGTGATGGGGCAGAGGCTCTCCTACCTCCTAGTCCTCGCTGGTTATGTTGAACTGGTTATCCGTGTCTGTCATGATGTCCGTCAGGGTGCCTGTTGTAGCATCCATCATGGTATTCATGGTGAGGTCTGGCAtgtcctggagcagcagctggggcgtgctgcagcaagcagagcttaTGGGGCAGGGGAGCAGGACCCTGCCTTCTGCACCCGCCCAGATAGAGCAGCCCTTTCTCCTTGCAGGGAGTTCAGGTTTGGTGCTCTCATGCTTTTAATTCTTGACTGATGAAGGGACTTTGGGAACAGGGCAAATGGGATTGGGTCCCTCGCCTGCTAAGCCTCAAACATGGGGGTCTCTGGGCAAGGGGAACCCTCCAGAAGCTGTGCCAAGGGAAGCTCACTTGGTTTGTGTTTGCTCCAGCCTGTTCTCTGTCTTCTCGTCCTCCACCATGCTCGAGACGCGATTCATACGACGAGCCTTGCTAGGAATCAGGTGAGACCCCTCAGATGCTGCCTCATCACCCAGCCCTCTGCCCCTGGGCACTGCAGGGCTTTACCTCCACCTGAAGATGTGGACCGTGTCCTTCAGGAACACCTCCTCAGACATCTGCTCACCTAAGCTGGCATCATCCTGCAgaaaggggggggagggggggggaggggcaAGTGATCCATGGCCACAGGTCCGGGCAGGGGAAGGGGTGACTCTGGTGGGGGGGTTGAGGTGACCTGCTCACCCCATGGGCACCAGGTAGCTGAAGGTTCCCAACCTGGGGGCACACTGAGATTCTAGCAGCCCCTAGGCCCCCCTCCATCTCACAGAGAAGAGTTCCAGATGGGATGCAGCTGTGGATGCCAACCTGGGAGCTCGGGCTGCTGGGATGCGGGGAGGCTGGAGGAGATGGTGTGCGCTCTGCTTGCTCATTTGCCCGTGGCTCCGCCCGTGGCTctgccccctgccctgcccacaGCCTCGTCCACATGTCCAGCATCCTCCTCAATAACCGGGAGATCTGCTCTTCGCCCTGCAAAGGGAGCACaactgcaggcagctgtgggCTGCCTGGGGGGAGAGCAGGGGTCATATCCCCACCCACGCTGCTGGCTCTGTCCTCAAAAATATCCAACACCCTGCATTTAAAGAACATGATCCCATGGACCATCGCGGGCATTTGCCTGCCTTGTCTTCAGCTTGCACAGACACCAACTGACCATGGGAAATGCATCAAACTCCATCGCCGGGCCGTCCTGGAAGAGAGGCACCCGGTGAGCTCCCGGTCCCATCCCCAAAGCTGCCCCAGTGCCTGCCCGTTCCCAACCCCCGCTCACTGATGTGTCATCGGCGGCTGGATGCACGCTTCTGCCTTTCCGAGCCGCGATGAATGCCATCCATAAGGACACGATCatcctgggcaccctgctgcctggggcagcCCGCGGCACCACCAGCACTCCCAGCATTGTTGGGTCAGAGCTCCAGCACCCAGAGGTTCCAGGAACAACAGGGAGAGAGCATTCTCCCCGACCCCAAGGGAGAAGCATCCCCCTGCTCCCTGCGAACacccccatccctccccagaACCCCGGCCCAAATCAATGTCAGCAACGGAACTTCacgttttcttttcttcttttttttttttttagcaaatgtttatttatatcaaaatacaaaacatttctgaagcagGGTAATGTTACATGAGGAGCAAGTTAATCGATTCCAAAATCCATCATTCTCCTACAGCATGGCTAGTTGGACGTAACATTGCAACACTGCCATCATTTCTTAAGAAGTGGGTAcattggaaaaagaaaaaaaaaaaaaaaaaaaaaaaaaaaaaaaaaaacaaaataaaaagtcaatCTATCAACATGCAATGTTACCGGCGATAAATCGTTAAGT
The DNA window shown above is from Numida meleagris isolate 19003 breed g44 Domestic line chromosome 23, NumMel1.0, whole genome shotgun sequence and carries:
- the LOC110387791 gene encoding uncharacterized protein LOC110387791 isoform X1; translated protein: MLGVLVVPRAAPGSRVPRMIVSLWMAFIAARKGRSVHPAADDTSDGPAMEFDAFPMGEEQISRLLRRMLDMWTRLWAGQGAEPRAEPRANEQAERTPSPPASPHPSSPSSQDDASLGEQMSEEVFLKDTVHIFRWSKARRMNRVSSMVEDEKTENRLEQTQTNTPQLLLQDMPDLTMNTMMDATTGTLTDIMTDTDNQFNITSED
- the LOC110387791 gene encoding uncharacterized protein LOC110387791 isoform X3 — its product is MLGVLVVPRAAPGSRVPRMIVSLWMAFIAARKGRSVHPAADDTSDGPAMEFDAFPMDDASLGEQMSEEVFLKDTVHIFRWSKARRMNRVSSMVEDEKTENRLEQTQTNTPQLLLQDMPDLTMNTMMDATTGTLTDIMTDTDNQFNITSED
- the LOC110387791 gene encoding uncharacterized protein LOC110387791 isoform X2, with the translated sequence MLGVLVVPRAAPGSRVPRMIVSLWMAFIAARKGRSVHPAADDTSDGPAMEFDAFPMGEEQISRLLRRMLDMWTRLWAGQGAEPRAEPRANEQAERTPSPPASPHPSSPSSQDDASLGEQMSEEVFLKDTVHIFRWSKARRMNRVSSMVEDEKTENRLEQTQTKHPDGHHDRHG